A region from the Mercenaria mercenaria strain notata chromosome 7, MADL_Memer_1, whole genome shotgun sequence genome encodes:
- the LOC128558795 gene encoding uncharacterized protein LOC128558795 — MSFSNLKVEIDFVKIDRSDTYKWIFPSSFDVGASLTLYVTIPISFNSIEMNIADTIKENLGVTDSDPEIVLNHLKFQHNTGIVNYFKNGWGSAGSSVTPQPITNGNTHAITFEAHADFIRV; from the exons GTTGAGATCGACTTTGTTAAAATAGATCGTAGTGACACTTACAAATGGATATTTCCGTCTTCATTTGACGTCGGTGCCAGTTTAACACTATATGTCACAATTCCAATTTCCTTTAATTC AATTGAAATGAACATCGCTGATACCATCAAAGAGAACCTCGGCGTCACTGATTCTGATCCGGAAATCGTGTTGAACCATTTAAAGTTTCAACATAACACGGGAATAGTAAACTATTTCAAGAATGGATGGGGGAGTGCTGGTTCTTCTGTTACACCACAACCAATAACGAATGGAAATACTCACGCCATAACGTTCGAAGCACATGCAGATTTTATCAGGGTATGA